Proteins found in one Hevea brasiliensis isolate MT/VB/25A 57/8 chromosome 18, ASM3005281v1, whole genome shotgun sequence genomic segment:
- the LOC110639818 gene encoding uncharacterized protein LOC110639818, with amino-acid sequence MKKKAGRKSPLPVSPASPTPQSIILENRNSNKKPPTASVFRTQPQNSLASISDLKDMASSRFHYLKSDLIDHSHSQILNDLESFQSRLHKRFKIQSQTCQQVMDEADKDFKKMSKDINESCEAMKESYEELMTDAQATTSRVCKTSIPELTKSYEKAIGILQSRYGIPSA; translated from the exons atgaagaagaaagcaGGTCGCAAATCGCCGTTGCCAGTTTCACCTGCTTCTCCAACTCCACAATCGATCATTCTCGAGAACAGAAACAGTAACAAGAAACCACCAACTGCTTCAGTCTTCAGAACTCAGCCTCAAAATTCCTTAGCCTCCATCTCCGATCTCAAGGATATGGCGTCTTCTCGCTTTCACTATCTCAAGTCCGACCTCATCGATCACTCTCACTCTCAGATTCTCAACGATCTCGAATCTTTTCAGTCTCGTCTCCACAAACGCTTCAAG ATCCAGTCACAGACATGCCAACAGGTGATGGATGAAGCCGATAAGGATTTTAAAAAGATGTCTAAAGATATCAATGAAAGCTGCGAAGCAATGAAG GAATCTTATGAAGAGCTCATGACAGATGCACAAGCCACTACATCCCGTG TGTGCAAAACCTCCATTCCTGAACTTACAAAATCATACGAGAAAGCAATTGGTATTCTCCAAAGCCGTTATGGGATCCCGTCAGCTTAA